From the Gordonia bronchialis DSM 43247 genome, one window contains:
- the cmk gene encoding (d)CMP kinase has product MTDSPTPQSSSNVAPVEENSRVVAIDGPAGTGKSTLSKMLAAQVGAHYLDTGAMYRAATLAVLDADVSLEDSRGIEAAVADATIELVPTADGRSRVYLDGVDVSGPIRTDRVTDAVSAVSAVPAVRTKLVALQRMHAEGAFVVVEGRDIGTVVFPDADVKIFLTASPQARAQRRHQQNLGAGRDSDFEAVLASVNRRDHLDSTRAVSPLRAAPDAVVVDTSDLSIDEVLSTLTALVNDRIGVQR; this is encoded by the coding sequence GTGACAGATTCCCCGACGCCCCAGTCGTCGTCGAATGTCGCACCGGTGGAAGAGAATTCACGGGTCGTCGCCATCGACGGCCCCGCCGGGACCGGCAAGTCGACGCTGTCCAAGATGCTGGCCGCGCAGGTCGGCGCCCACTACCTCGACACCGGAGCGATGTACCGTGCAGCGACCCTGGCGGTCCTGGACGCCGATGTCTCGCTGGAGGATTCGCGGGGCATCGAGGCCGCAGTCGCCGACGCCACCATTGAACTGGTCCCCACCGCAGACGGACGCTCCCGCGTGTATCTCGACGGGGTGGACGTGTCCGGTCCGATTCGTACCGACCGGGTGACCGACGCGGTTTCCGCGGTGTCGGCTGTTCCGGCCGTTCGTACCAAACTCGTTGCGCTGCAACGGATGCATGCCGAGGGCGCCTTTGTCGTGGTGGAGGGCCGGGACATCGGCACCGTGGTGTTCCCCGACGCTGACGTGAAGATCTTCCTGACCGCGAGCCCGCAGGCGCGGGCACAGCGCCGCCATCAGCAGAATTTGGGAGCCGGTCGCGACAGCGACTTCGAGGCCGTGCTGGCCAGTGTCAACCGGCGCGATCATCTCGATTCGACGCGAGCGGTGTCGCCGTTGCGTGCCGCACCGGACGCCGTCGTCGTCGACACCAGTGACCTGTCCATCGACGAGGTGCTCAGCACGCTGACGGCGCTCGTCAACGACCGGATCGGAGTTCAGCGGTGA